A single region of the Mustela lutreola isolate mMusLut2 chromosome 2, mMusLut2.pri, whole genome shotgun sequence genome encodes:
- the PAQR9 gene encoding membrane progestin receptor epsilon — protein MPRRLQPRGAGTKGPPAATAAASEAASRSHPSASGDPPASAKPLLRWDEVPDDFVECFILSGYRRLPCTAQECLASVLKPTNETLNFWTHFIPLLLFLSKFCRLFFLSGQDVPFHHPWLLPLWCYASGVLLTFAMSCTAHVFSCLSLRLRAAFFYLDYASISYYGFGSTVAYYYYLLPGLSLLDARVMTPYVQQRLGWHVDCTRLIAAYRALVLPVAFVLAVACTVACCKSRTDWCSYPFALRTFVFVMPLSMACPIMLESWLFDLRGENPTLFVHFYRRYFWLVVAAFFNVSKIPERIHPGLFDIIGHSHQLFHIFTFLSIYDQVYYVEEGLRQFLKAPPAAPTFSGTVGYMLLLVVCLGLVIKKFLNKTEVCCKK, from the coding sequence ATGCCGCGGCGCCTGCAGCCCCGGGGCGCGGGCACAAAGGGCCCGCCGGCCGCGACCGCGGCGGCTTCGGAAGCGGCCTCGCGTTCCCACCCCTCCGCCTCCGGGGACCCTCCGGCATCGGCCAAGCCGCTGCTGCGCTGGGACGAGGTGCCCGACGACTTCGTGGAGTGCTTCATCCTGTCGGGCTACCGGCGGCTGCCCTGTACGGCGCAGGAGTGCCTGGCCTCGGTGCTGAAGCCCACCAACGAGACGCTCAACTTCTGGACGCACTTCATCCCGCTGCTGCTGTTCCTGAGCAAGTTCTGCCGCCTATTTTTCCTGAGCGGCCAGGACGTGCCCTTTCATCACCCGTGGCTGTTGCCGCTGTGGTGCTACGCGTCGGGCGTGCTGCTGACCTTCGCCATGAGCTGCACAGCGCACGTGTTCAGCTGCCTGTCGCTGCGCCTGCGCGCTGCCTTCTTCTACCTGGACTACGCGTCCATCAGCTACTACGGCTTCGGCAGTACGGTGGCCTACTACTACTACCTGTTGCCGGGCCTGAGCTTGCTGGACGCCAGAGTGATGACGCCGTATGTGCAGCAGCGCCTGGGCTGGCACGTGGACTGCACGCGCCTCATCGCCGCCTACCGGGCGCTCGTGCTGCCGGTGGCCTTCGTGCTGGCCGTGGCCTGCACGGTGGCCTGCTGCAAGAGCCGCACGGACTGGTGCTCCTACCCCTTCGCGCTTCGCACTTTTGTGTTCGTCATGCCCCTCAGCATGGCCTGCCCCATCATGCTCGAGAGCTGGCTCTTTGACCTGCGCGGCGAGAACCCCACGCTCTTCGTGCACTTCTATCGTCGCTACTTCTGGCTGGTGGTGGCCGCCTTCTTCAATGTGAGCAAGATCCCTGAGCGCATCCATCCGGGCCTCTTCGACATTATTGGCCACAGTCACCAGCTCTTCCACATATTCACTTTTCTTAGCATCTATGACCAGGTGTACTACGTGGAGGAAGGCCTGCGCCAATTCCTCAAGGCGCCACCTGCGGCGCCCACCTTTTCTGGCACAGTGGGCTACATGCTGCTGCTGGTGGTCTGCCTGGGACTGGTCATCAAGAAGTTCCTAAACAAAACCGAAGTCTGCTGTAAAAAGTGA